A segment of the Lolium perenne isolate Kyuss_39 chromosome 3, Kyuss_2.0, whole genome shotgun sequence genome:
CATACATTTCCAGTGAAATAACACACAAAATACATATCTATAGAGAAAACAGGATAGCCAATAAATCTTTCAAATGTGAATCGGTGCATGTGTTTCTTTTTTCTGTTCTTGACTTCCTATTTTATCTCACCGCGCAAAGGCTTCATTTTTTAGGGTTTAAATGCAATATAAGATGCAACTACATATACAGCTACACctatttcgcaaaaaaaaatatACAGCTACACCTTCTAGGCCTTTTAAATATGTAGACGCGACCTTGGTCATACATTTTAAAATTTAAAGGACACTTTTTAAATGTATTTTTACACATTAAACTGTACTTTTGTGTTCGCTTGAGAAAAATTTCGGTGTTCAGGCTATTGCAATGTCTGATTTTCCTAGAAAATTTCCTCAATTCACTTCCTGTTGGAAGGAAAGTGCAAATAAACAGAAAATGGTGAAACGACCTCGCCAAAAGAAATCAACACTGGCCTCAGATTTGCGTCCAGCGGGGTATCGCAGCAGGGGAGGATGTAGGATCAACATCTGAGACGCGGAAGGGCATGACACTTTGGAGAGGAGAAAATCTGTGTCGCATTGTTTTTAAGGCGCCACGTCTTGGACGATTAGGCAACCCTTAGGCATCCCCCTTAGCCCCTTAGGCATCAGGGCAGTGGGTGCTCGCCTTAGGTTGCCTTACCGCCTTAAAACATTGCCTCGGCATGTGGCGTTGGGCATAGGGAGAGGGGGTCAAGGTTGATGTCGACATCACATTCGAGGGAGAAGGCCAGGGATATGTAGGCTCACGAAATGAGATCGCTTGCCGGATCTAATAAAAGCTGAAATGTGTGTTGAATTGGCAAGTAAATTGGAGATGGTAAATACTGGAGCAACTAGAGGAACTAATCTTTGTCCACTGCGTCAGATCAAAATTTACAGAATCATCTTCGTCATTTTGGATGGTCTAAACGAATAGTATCCCACTTGAATGGTACTTATTTTATAGAAGTTTAGATTTCAAAAATTACATCGCTTCGCCTCAGCATATGAAACTTTACTGAATTGCACGGTAAAATATTGATAAACGAGGGCTTGACAAGGGTTCATATTTACACTTGAGATGTACCTAGTGAATTCCGAATGCGTCAAGTTCCCCTGATTGAAACATTTCATGATATTTGATTAATAGTCTCTTATTTCCCATGAACGTGCCCATCTTTGTTTATTTCTTTTATCAGGTTGTTTGGCTGAAGGAGTTCCAAACTTTTGACGACAAGTCCAGCGCCATTAATGCTGACACTGGTATTAACACACAGCTTACTGAGATGATCATGAAGTTGCGCAACCCTGGGCAGGAACTACTTGTCGAAAAACCGGAATATAAATCAATAATTCAAACATGCTTGGTGAGATTAAGCTCCTTAATTAGTTTTCTTATAATTGTGAAAAACTTTGAGCACCATTTTTTATATCAGGGAATACCCTGCCTGCATAATGAAATTGTGATGGAGCTAATGTGGGGGATGAAGCGTCTCATGCGTAGTTTGGTGCGCAAGGAAAAGTCAGAGCTTCCTAAAGAGGATCGCGTCCCAATGAGCCAAGGACTACAAATGCTATTGAGTCGTTACGGCTTTGATGTCGAACCAGAGATGGTGAGTTTACCAGCTGCCTTTCTTTTGCTTTATACCCTGTCATTTGGTGTCAACATTTTGCAATAGCTTGTGCGCAGAGAACATGGAAGAGCGAATCTTTGGATGCAATATATTGTAGTATAATAAATTGCCATTGCATTTTTCTTTTAGTGATGAAGCAACCTCTTTGTATCCAGGTCAATGAGCAGATCGTTGTGACTGCATCTGTCTTGTTTAATTGTGATGCCGTTGAGGAAGAACATTACCCAGGCTTTCGAGCTATTGGTCGCCACCTTAGGAAAATTTCTGGCATTGACTGCGAGAATTGGGGCGTGCTGAAACTTGCGACAGCTTTTAACATCATATGCAGCCATGAAATCGGTGATTCCAATGAGGTAACTGAAATGGGTGCTCAGCCGCTCCGCTGtgcatttcatgtactagtaaCAGTTTTGGCTGACTGAGTCTTGTCACTTGCAGATGTTTTCACAGGACGTGCAAACGAAGTTGCTGGAAGACGCAGAGAAATACGAATATAAGATAGACAAGTTAATCTGCATGCTGTACTACAAACAACTAGTGTCTAACCATCAAATCAAGACTCGTCACAGAGATATGTTGGCGATCTTGGTAAAGAAAGCTAAAGAAGCCCATGAGAAGAAATGAACACCCTGCTACTAAATAGTTGGGTTTGTCAACTGTGAGCTTTTGGGGTACGCATGCAGCTTAATGCAGGTTTTTTTGTAGCCCTTAGAGTTGCGATCTTGGTTGGCTTCTAAAATAACATTTATACATCTTTCGTACTCGAGCCTTTGGCAAAGGCTGCTGCTGCAAAACATCGCACAGTGACAGTTGACTTGACCAGTGACCATCAACTATTCCTATTTAGCTTTACCGTCCTTTATAAAGTTGTTGAGGCTTGTGATGGACAGAAGAAAACAATGAACACCACCATGTTTGATCCAGCGCCAccgccctccctccctccctctccgaCATGGCAATACTAGTGGCCAAGCATGATTGGTAGCTCAAATGGACATCACTGCTTATGCGGTAGGGCCTTACTAACTGATTTTTTGTCAGCATCAGACATCACTGCTTACACAGAACGATAAGCCTCTTATTAACTCCTTTTTCACAGCATCAAAGCGGGACTACATAGGAGATAGGACGTCGAAACATCAGAACTATAATCAAAAGTATAGTCAGAACTGTTGTTTTAAAAGACTAGCAATTTTGAAGGCTGCCGTCGAAGCACCAGACATAAGCAGTATAATCAAAAGTATAGTCAGAACTGTTGTTTTAAAGACTAGCAATTTTGAATACTACAGATGATGCAACGTATATTACAACAAATAGGCTAGCACAGGGAGATAGTTTCATTGCACAACCAAACAAACAGCTAGAGCAGCTCTTGCAGCCAGAAAATAAAGGATACAGAACTCAGATCAAATTTGCATCTATTGATTAACCAAAAATACTGTACATTATTCAGGCTACAAAACCGCATTTTCGGCACACAAAACATTATAGCTAAGGCAATTAACCAAGAAACAATAGCCAACCAAAATTTCCAATTGTTTGTCTATCAAAGTATCAAAGGGCCCCCTTATCTCTTTCTTTCACTATTGAGCCCGGCTTTAACGTACAACTAAAGCACAATTTGCTATGAGCCAAGATAAAACCACCAACCCTAATTACGTTGGTATTAGCACCCCAAAAAATTATATAAGCTCTGTGATGTTTATGCAGCAATTGGTTGGACAAGACCTGCACCGGAGGTAGTGATGCCTCCGGCAGCATTCTGTTCATCCCTTGACAAGTACTTGTCAACCGCAGCAGCAGCTTCCCGACCCTCCGTGGTGGCCCAAACAACCAGCGATTGTCCACGTCTGCAATCCCCAGCTGCAAAGACACCGTCCACACTGGTCGCAAAGTGTCCAAATTGGGCCTTGAAGTTGGACCGGTTGTCTTTCTCTAAACCCAGTTTCTCAGCAACAGTCTGCAGAGAAATAAACAATGAGCTAGTTGTCCAACATTCATCATGAAAGCAAAACAGAGGGGCATAACTAACCGCTTCAGGGCCAAGAAATCCCATGGCAAGGAGTACAAGATCTGCCTCAATGATCTCTTCTGATCCTTCAATCTCCTTCAATTGGAATCTTCCATCTACCTTCTCCCACTTGACACGCACCACCTCAAGAGCCTTCagttttccattttcatcaccaatGAAACGCTTGGTCAACACTTCATAAGTTCTTGGATCCTTTCCAAACTTGGTAGATGCTTCCTGGTGCCCGTAGTCCACACGGAAGACGCGTGGCCACTGCAGGCAACAATAGAAAATGCTAACATGAGAACTTAACTGGAGCAGGAAATGATATGGCAATTCATATGGGTAAGGCAATATTCCATTGTTTTTTTGCAAATGGAACTTATTTTGTAACTGGTACTGACTAAATCATTACAAGTAATGACATATTTACCTGCGGCCAGGGATTGTCCGCAGCTCTCTTGGTTGGTGGTTTGGTAAGAAGCTCCAGATTTACAACGCTACTGCAACCATGCCTAACAGACGTGCCGATGCAATCTGTGCCTGTGTCTCCACCACCAATAACCACCACCTTTTTCCCCTTGGCAGAGATGTATCTGCCATCCTCCAAGTTGCTGTCAAGTAAGCTTTTGGTGTTTGCATGGAGAAATTCCATAGCAAAATGAACTCCTGATAGCTCACGGCCAGGAATAGTGAGATCCCTGTTCATGGATATCGCAAATAATGTTAGCATCAAAAAcatctataagaaagcaaacTTTTTAACGTCTATGCGAAAGCACAACTAGAGGCCAGGGCCACTCCCCTCACATTTTGAGGTCTTTGCATATTTAAGTAAATGCTAGTGAACTTATATAAAGTAAGATAAAAAAAATCCTTATTTTAACATCTCCATGTAGTACCTAGGTTTTGTAGCTCCACAGGCCAGGATAACTGCATTGTTCTCAGAACGGAGACGTTCAATTGAGTATAAAGAATCACTGCCTACATGAGCGTTCACCACAAAGGTAATACCCTCTTCAGCCATTAAATTTACACGGCGCTGAACGACACCAATCTTGTCTGTCTTCATGTTTGGCACGCCATACATCATCAGGCCTCCTATACGATCTGAACGTTCAAACACAGTTACGAAATGGCCCATTTTATTTAGTTGATCCGCAGCGGCCAAACCAGCTGGGCCACTACCAACTATGGCGATTTTCTTTCTGCAAAAGGAACAGTTCACTTTCAGCAAATGCAACTCAAATGTTACCTACTAACCACCAAGCACCAAGAATATTAAAATAAGGAAAGCATGAATTGAATCAAATTAATTAAATGGTAAAAAATAAATACCCTGTTCTATGAAGTGGCGGCCGTGGAACCATCCATCCTTCTTCAAAACCCTTGTCTATAATTGCGCATTCTATGCTTTTGATTGATACTGGGTTCTCAATAATGCCAAGAACACAAGACCCCTCACAGGGAGCAGGGCACACTCGTCCAGTAAATTCAGGGAAGTTGTTTGTCTCGAGTAAACGATCCAGTGCTTCACGCCATCTATTCTGGTGGACTAGCTCATTGAATTCTGGGATCTTGTTTCCAAGAGGACAGCCAGCACCTGAGCTTTCCTGTACAAAGAATCATGATTGCATTTCAATGGATCGGAACACTGGTCAAATTTCATATGTAGTCCCTCACATAAAGGTATTACCACAGAAGGCATATGACTAAAAGCTATGGCTAGCTATAACAAGTCTAGAATAAAAACATATACAGCAAGCTAGTAGTGGTTTGAACAAGTTGTGGCCAAGAACAGCAGCAAAGCCTCTTTTCCTCAATAAGATATTAATATTTTAGTTATTTTCCTTGAGCTCAAAAGCTGAATAGCTAAAcataagaaaacaaaaaattatttgtgtttcatttcattgaaaaggtaGAAATTCGGTTACAGACCTCCTAAAGAGGCATGGCATTACAGGTATTACAGAGAAACTAATGAACGCCCCAGGTTGCTGGGAGGGTATTACATATCAGTCCTTGACCTCAAGATAAATCCAACCCCATTTTATGGTAAATATTAAGTTAAAAAGAGTGTGTCACCTGATGGCAAAAAGGAGTGCCACAGTCCATACAACGAGCAGACTGCGTATTCAGTAGCGGCCCTGGAACTGATTCAATTGCAACCTCGTTCCAATCTTTAACACGCTCATTGGGATCACGGTATGAAACACCCTCTCGCTCATATGATATAAAACCTCGGTACTTCTTGGCGTTGGCAACACGTGTTGGTCGGTTGGTTGACTGCTCCATTTGTATTTTCTGTAAAAAGTTTATCTAATTAGAGAAAAACAGTTTACAGTAGGGTATATAATAATTGCACTCTTTCTCATGGACAAACTTGTGTAAGTGGAGAGCACTTATATATCAATATATTAAAATAAAAAATGTATATGCCTATCATTTAAATCATATATATTACCTTAGTTGTCACAGAAACACCATTTGCCACCTTAGGTTCCTTTTTGTGCCTAGATGCAGCTTTTTCTGCCTTCATTTCTTCCAGAACCCTCTTGTAGTCCCTTGGAAATACTTTTACAAATTTTGGGAGAAGACTGTCAAATTTAGAGAGTATATCTTTAGCCAACACACTCTGTGTGAGACGTCGATGTTGCTCTATTAACATTTTTAATGTGGTaacatcctcctcttcctccacatGGTATAGATCAACTAACTCATGGTTACAGCGAGCACTAAATGTCCCATCAACATCATAAACATAAGCAATGCCTCCACTCATGCCAGCAGCAAAATTTCTTCCTGTTTTACCCAGGATAACTACAGTACCTCCTGTCATGTACTCGCATCCATGATCACCAATTCCTTCAACCACTGTACGAGCACCTGAATTGCGAACACAAAACCTTTCTGCTGCCATTCCATTGAAATATGCTTCTCCCTTGGTAGCACCATACAAAGCCACATTACCAATGACAATATTGTTTTCTGCACTAAATGTACTGTTCCTGGGTGGGTACACAACAATTTTTCCACCAGATAATCCCTTGCCAACATAATCATTGCTGTCTCCTTCAAGCTCAAGGGTAATTCCAGGACAAAGAAAAGCACCAAAACTCTGTCCAGCACTTCCAGTGAGTTTCACATGAATGGTTCCGGGTTCTAATCCCTTCATGTGATAACGTTTTGTGACTTCATGGCTAAGGGTAGTGCCTACCGCCCGATTAGTGTTCTTGATCGGAGTCTCAATGAAAACCTGTACTTCTTTTTCAAGTGCGGCCTTTGATAAAGTTATAAGTTTATTGTCCAAAGCCATGTCAAGGCCATGATCTTGCTTTTCAACACAGTACTGAGCAGCCCCGGGACGAATCTCTGAAGCTGGTTTTAAGATCAGTGAGAGATCAATGTTCTCCAATTTCTCATTGCTCTTCACTACTTCTGGATCAACTTCAAGCATATCAGAGCGTCCAACCATTTCATTGATGCTGCGGAGACCAAGATGAGCCATGATTTCTCTTAGTTCCTCAGCAAGCATGAAAAAAAAGTTAATGACATGCTCTGGCTCTCCAGCAAATTTCTCCCGAAGCACTGGATCTTGAGTAGCTATACCAACAGGACAAGTGTTGGTATGACATTTCCTCATCATGATGCAGCCCAGTGTGATCAATGGAGCAGTGCTAAAACCAAATTCCTCTGCGCCAAGTAAGCATGCAACAGCAACATCTCTACCAGTTTTTAGCTGACCATCTGTTTGTAGAACAGCTCTACCACGAAGTCCATTTGCCACTAAAGTTTGATGTGTCTCAGCCAATCCAAGTTCCCATGGAAGTCCAGCATTCTTAATACCTGTCCATCTTGATGCTCCAGTGCCGCCATCATGGCCAGAAATAAGAACATGGTCTGCATGACCTTTTACAACACCGCTAGCAACAACTCCTACCCCAGCCTCAGAGACTAGCTTGACACTGATTCGAGCTTGGGGGTTTGAATTCTACAGACAAGAGACAAGCATGAAACTTCAGCCAGCAAAATTtgcaaaatgcataaatatgcatACTTGTAAAATCATGGGTCATATATAAAAAGTGAATCTAAGTTCAGAGGTGAGTTGGGAAACTAGAGTGTTGAGCCAACTTAATCTAGAAGTAACTATAAACAACCTTACATTAATAAACATAGATTCTTTGGCTATAGGAAACATCATCACAGTAATGTACCTTGAGATCATGGATAAGTTGGGCAAGATCCTCGATAGAATATATATCATGGTGAGGAGGTGGGCTAATGAGCCCTACACCAGCTGTTGAATGTCTTGTAACTGCAATGTCTCCAATAACCTTGTGACCGGGAAGCTCACCACCTTCACCCGGCTTGGCACCCTATATATATGTTATATATAAAAGAGTAAATGTCTACCACATAACTGAGATCATTTTAGTGATTTCGTGATGTACAATATTGGCAAGTACCTGAGCCATTTTTATCTGCAGCTCATCTGCATTAGTCAGGTAATAGCTGGAAACTCCAAAACGTCCACTTGCAACTTGCTTGATTGCACTTCGTTTTGGATTCATCGAACCATCAGGAAGAGGTTCCATACGAGAAGGCTGCTCCCCTCCCTCACCTTCAAAGGCATATTAGAATTAGTACATTCACATGTAGAAGATGGGTAAAATGAGATATTTTACAcacaggttttttttttttttgaaactttttacACACAGGTAAATGTAATGATAAATACTAAGATTAAACACTATGTTGGATACAATACAAATAGCAGTTGATTTAACTGTATAAGAGAAAATatgtaaaataaaaagaaatttaaAGGGGTCCAAATAGGAAAAAGATGCTGCTGCATATAGGCCCTTTGCAGGTATGTATTCTATCTATGCAAGCAGAAAAATGTTCAATCTTCCTATGAATTGGAAGAATTTGATTTGGAAAGCTCATTTGACACCAACAGCAAGATGAAAAGCTTAGCGCATTAGCTAAAGTAAAAGTTTCTCTACAAAGTGTAAATATAAGAAAGTATAGTTTCCATTTGATAGCATCAAAACAAAAAGTAGAGTGATTAATGTACACAGCAAAGGTGTGTCTAAATAGTTAAACTACCTAAATAGTACAAGAGTAGGCATCAGACTAATGTAACAACAACAGGAAAAATATGCTACACAACAAGGCTCAAAGGCTAATGCGCAAATAATTTATCATAAGAGAAACAGCCAAATTAAGGCATGACATACCTGTATTAGATTTCCCTCCAAGTTTGTTCATGGCCACCGCAAGGGCAGTATGGGCCTCCAGTGAAATAGAGCCATAACTCATCGCTCCAGTACAAAAACGTTTCACAATTTCACTAGCAGGTTCAACCTCATCCAAAGGAATCTTGTTAGCAATATCTTTAAATTTCAGCATTCCACGTAGATTGCACGCCTTGTTGAGCTCCTGAATTCGCAGAGAATATTCTTTGTATGCTTCCCGGCTGTTTACTTTAGCTGCTTCTTGTAATTTTGCCATTGCAAGAGGATCATTTAGGTGGATTTCCCCATTTTTCCTCCAGTGGTAATCCCCTGGGTTGGGAAGGGCCTTTGCATCTGCACTGCCAGGTGGAGGTGCTCTTGATGGGAATGCCAACTCATGAAGACGGAGAGCATCGCGTGCAAGCATTTCAAATGTTGCCCCCTCTATTCTGCTAGGTGTACCTTCGAAACACTTGTGAATCACTTCAGAAGAAAGTCCGAGAGCTTCAAAAATCTGAGCGCCCTTGTATGATGCAAGAGTAGATATTCCCATCTTTGCAAGAACTTTCATCATTCCGTAGATGGAAGCATAAAAATATTTTTTCACAAGTTCCTCCTTCGAGTCGGTGGGAGAAATCTTCCCATCAGACTGCAAGCACCAAATTGCTTCAATAGCCAAGTAAGGGCATATAGCATCTGCACCAAACCCAACAAGCGTGCAGAAATGGTGCACTTCACGAGGTTCAGCAGACTCAACCAATAATCCTACGCGTGTCCTCTCAAGATTTGCAACAAGGTGTTGATGTACGGCTCCAACTGCTAAGAGAGAACTAACAGCAACACGGTTGGAAGAAAATCCTGCATCAAGAAAATACAACAAATTTCATATATTGAAACTGAAATCGAAATGCATAAAATTAATGTCCATTCTATCTATGATCAAGATGACAAAGTAAGAATGTCCTTCATACAACATTTTGCACTGGAAACTATGGCTGTGAATTAACCAAAATTATGAACATATTCAAGTTACCATATGGTGAGAGTGCACCTGACTCATCTGCCAGCAGTTTTACCTTGTGATGACTACCATCAAACTTAATTGGTACAGATATAAAGTTTAAAGTACTGTGTATACTGACCTCTGTCTGACAGAACTAGAATTTTGTATCCCTCCCGTATAGCTTCCCGGGCTTCAGCACAAATTCTATCCAGAGTTTCTTCCAACCCCTTCCTTCCAGACTTCTTAGGATAAGTTATGTCAAGTACCTTGCTGCGCCAACCACGGTAGTTCATCTTTTTAATGGACTCCATTTCATCAACTGACACCAGAGGACCTTTAAGTGCAAGGCGGTTGCATTGCTTTTCGGTTATTTCTAACAAGTCTCCTTCTGGCCCAATCATACATTCCATCGATGTAACAATCTTCTCCCTGATTGGGTCAATTGGCGGGTTGGTTACTTGTGCGAACATCTGCTTGAAGTACTCAAAAGTCAGCTTCTCTCGGTTTGACATCACAGCTAGGGGTGCATCATTTCCCATTGATCCAAGAGCTTCCACTCCATCTTTAGCCATTGGAAGCAGCAACATTTCTAGGGCTTCCACTGTGTATCTGGAGTTAACCGTTTCGATAGTTAGCCAGCATAAAACAAAACAGCACTGATAATTAACAATCTTGAACCCTTTATACTTACCCAAATGCCTTTAGTGGATTCACAATTCCACTGATGCCTACGTATTCCTTGTTCTCACCTTTTTGCTACACAAAGTTGTAACAGGAATTCTATGTTAATTATTGTTGACTAATATAATGTCatcaacaatccaatcaaaattataGCCCAATGAAATCTATAAAACTGAAGCATGTAAAGTGCTTACTGTAAATGAACCGGAAATGCTTGGAGCAACTCTGTCAGTTTCTGGGACAGATTCTACAATGTCTTTGAGGTACATCTTCTGTCTCTTGAGCCATTCGCCATACGGGTGAGCTTTCGAGTACTGTGCCTTAAGTGCTTCATCATCCACTACTGTGTGATTCTCAAAGTCAACCAGTAGCATCATTCCAGGGTTTAGTCTGCCCTTTCTCAGGACATCCTCGGCAGGAATATCCACGACACCAACTTCACTGCCCATGACTACTCGTCCACTGTGGGTCACGTAAAATCGACCAGGCCTCAGGCCATTGCGGTCGAGGGTAGCTCCAAGGTAACGACCATCAGTAACTGCAGGTGAAACTCAAGTTagctcaagtaatccatcaggagTACAATCAGAAAAGGAAATGGGTTCACAAAATTACAAGATATTAGAGCAGGTCCATCCCAAGGCTCCATAAGGGCTGACAAGAACTCGTAGAGGGCTCTTTTCTCAGGTTCCATGTTTACATCATTCTGCCACGCCTCGGGAATCATCATCATTACGGCTTCTGGCAGGCTTCTTCCACCTCGGATAAGGAGCTCAAGAACACCATCGAATGCACCTATTCACATGCTTTTCACTTAATAACTCAAAAAGATGAggcaaaaaaattcctttgccaaATGAAAATCCATACTGCATATTGCACTGCAGACCTGAATCTGAAGAGGTGGCATCTACAATTGGAAGAATTTTTGACATTTCTTCCTCTGATAGGCCAAGCTTCTCACACTTCAAGAGACCCTCACGAGCTTTCATCCTGACATACATGCAAtgggaatcataaatcaaaatggCAAAGGCATATGGAGATGGTATTGCATCAAGAACATATACCACCGAGGAAAAGGTTTCACAAGATTACCAATTCTTGTTCCCTTTGAGTGTATTGATCTCTCCATTGTGGCCTAAGACACGCATTGGCTGTGCACGGTCCCAGCTGGGGAAAGTGTTGGTGGAGAACCTGGAATGAACCTGTTCGGATATTAGTTTTAGAAATCATATCATAATCATCTTTTGTGTGTCTACAATTTAAAAACAACTATTCCAAATGAAGAACGGGTGCTATAAAAAGGCGTCAGTTGCATATAATTTCATGCAAAACAGTTGGGAGCCCTATGCTACCTCAAACCAAACACAATCTCTTCGGTCACATCCTGAAGAGCCGGCAAGCAGTCAGCCATATACCAGAACTGCAGCTGGACTCTGCAAGATGGTTATCGGGTATCAACTAATAGAGATTTCTAGCACTTCACTTAAAGAACCAGGACTGCAATAGCGTATGAATAGCATTGACTGTAAGACAATTCAAATTTTGATGCCTACACAGGAGCGAGTCTTGATCTTAC
Coding sequences within it:
- the LOC127339807 gene encoding uncharacterized protein; translation: MQSLWVHFATFPRARKVVWLKEFQTFDDKSSAINADTGINTQLTEMIMKLRNPGQELLVEKPEYKSIIQTCLGIPCLHNEIVMELMWGMKRLMRSLVRKEKSELPKEDRVPMSQGLQMLLSRYGFDVEPEMVNEQIVVTASVLFNCDAVEEEHYPGFRAIGRHLRKISGIDCENWGVLKLATAFNIICSHEIGDSNEMFSQDVQTKLLEDAEKYEYKIDKLICMLYYKQLVSNHQIKTRHRDMLAILVKKAKEAHEKK